The following proteins are co-located in the Phragmites australis chromosome 10, lpPhrAust1.1, whole genome shotgun sequence genome:
- the LOC133931274 gene encoding hydrophobic protein LTI6A-like, which produces MSSGGCSTCLEVIFAVVLPPLGVFFRYGCCSPEFFISLVLTVLGYVPGIIYSLWVILRTPPEPPGIDGDRPYDMLA; this is translated from the exons ATGAGCTCCGGCGGCTGCTCGACGTGCCTCGAGGTCATCTTCGCCGTCGTCCTCCCGCCGCTCGGCGTCTTCTTCCGCTACGGCTGCTGCAGC CCGGAGTTCTTCATCTCCCTGGTGCTGACGGTCCTCGGCTACGTCCCCGGCATCATCTACTCCCTCTGGGTCATCCTCCGGACGCCGCCGGAGCCGCCGGGCATCGACGGGGACCGGCCGTACGACATGCTCGCCTGA